The genomic window TTACATGTTTAAGAAACAGTTTCAACGTCATTAATCTACGGAAGCGTCCTGTAGGTGGTCAGAAATAAACCGAAAAACTATAAGGAATAATaattgaacattttttttcgtttatttAGTTTTCTTTCTTAAGTGCTCCCTTCGTTTATAATTAATACTATAAAACACTTAACTTTTTTTAACGAATAAgatgttaaatatttttaacgtagtttcttttcAAGTATTgacttttaataatttttaataaattatttttattttctagtaaACCATTTTGATTTATTACAGAATATGAGCAATCGATGATGATGACCTAAATTTTAGTCAagcctaaaatttaattaaagaaaaaaaattaaagtgtaTAGTACTCCACGCTGTGTTCGGAGTCTAGTGATGGGAGCTAATCCctcccgcacggaaaacggagtagtccattagcgcgtgattaatttgatttttttaagtaactttcgtatagaaactttttaaaaaaacatatcatttagtagtttgaaaagcgtgcgcacggaaaacgagggagatgggctgGGAACATAGAGATGCAAACACAGCctatgaaatggagagagtactcaagggaaaaaaaactagataAACTCAGGTTGTAGACTTTTCGTACTTCACCTTGGCCGTTCCCAACTTCCATCTTTTACTTCCATCCCCTTCCCTCTGCACTGCAGCAACGCCTGCGtggtttttctttgttttttccaaCAGAAATTAATCCGGCTTATATTTTTCTCctgtgaataaaaaaaaaaacagaatctCGAAGAACCGAAGAAAACCAAACCGAACCGAAGAGTGCGTGAGCCATTACGTCGTCTACCTCGCGCCGCTCacctctcgccgtcgtcgaagCCACACGCGCGCCACAATTTCTTTTAATCCTCGGTGAGACGAGAGCACGAGACCCATCCCCATCGATCCCACATCCACGGCGCTGACTTCTCCAGCTCCACTCCACGTCTCCCAGCacgaggggaggagaagaatcaaatcaaatcaatcagTCGCAATCGAGGGGAATCCCACAATTCTGGACAACCCGAGACCCTCCCGCTCCGCTGGATTCCCCGCCTCCCCTTCTTGGATTGGGCTCAGCTGGGATGATTGGATTGCCGGTCGCGGTTTGAGCTGAGGAGATTCTTGCAGTCGAGGGGGGAGGAATGGAGGTGAGCAAGGAGGAGTTCTTGAGGCAGTTCGGTGGCGACTATGGCTACCCGGGCGCGCCCAAGGGCGTCGACGAGATGCGCGCCGCCGAGTTCAAGCGGCTTGAAGGTGCGCCTAATCTCGACCTTGTCGATTCCCTTTTTGCCAAATTCTGGGAGGAAAAATGGAATTCTATTAGTGTTTTGTGAGAACAAAAGGATGGATAGGAACTTGTGGCGTTCGGTCAGATGACCGCGTTTCTTGCTGTAACTCACTGTTGTATCGATAAATCTATTAGGTTTGTTGTTGCGGAGAGTGAAGAATCTAGCATCCTACCGAATTTTGCTACATAAGCTTCAACAAATGTGCTTGTTTTGATGTTTGGAACTGCAGTAGTGTGAGCTGCAAACTATGTAATAAGAATTGGCTATAGCTTCTATGAAGCAAATCCGGGTTGATTtccattatatataaaaaaaacaaatgtgcTTGTATTTGTAGCAGGTTTCTagatttttaattttctttctttcttgatcTTGAGGAGCAGGGATGGCTTACCTGGACCATGCCGGTGCGACGCTGTATTCAGAGGCGCAGATGGCGGATGTCTTGAAAGACCTTGCATCCAATGTATATGGGAACCCACGTATCCTTAGACTTTGAGACAGTGTTCTGGACACTTCATTGTTGTTACCTTGGTAGAACATTGCACTGCAGATTCTTGGGGATGTGTTCTTTGACATGCTTATTAGATAGTCAGAGTGATTCAAGCATGGCTGCGAGTGACCTCGTTACTGCTGCACGCCATCAGGTATTGTGTGCTAGTTTTCCAGAACAGTTACTTCGGGAGAATAGTGAATTTAGGCTGCCTCATGGCAATAGTATTTAAGCTCTATCAGTCTATGCCAATGCTCAGCATTGGCACATTGCATGATGAGTCATCCtgcatccattttttttccattttacgCCCTAGTTATTGCTACTTTCTTATCTACTACTACGTACAATGATTTGTGCCCCAGGAAGTTGCATGAATTGTTTTGATTCCAAGGTACTACAACAGGGTGCCTGCACAGCTACATCTTTACTATATCCAGTTATGCGCATGGTACAAGTTTTGCCATCTGCTAATTTCTTTGTAGTGATGTTGACCTGTTTTTCACAGGTTTTAAAATACTTCAATGCATCTCCCAGAGAATACAAGTGCATATTTACCTCTGGGGCAACAGCAGCTCTGAAACTTGTTGGTGAATGTTTTCCATGGAGTAGAGAAAGCTGTTACATGTACACGATGGAGAATCACAATAGTGTGCTTGGGATAAGAGAGTATCCTACCACAAAACGTTTCTCAGATCATTAAACTCTATTATCTGACTAGTCAAAGCATACAGAACTATGCACATACATGCAAAACTAGTGGGATATACAGCTGGTTTATGTACATAGCTTGATATCTTGATACCTTCATCAGTATGCTCGGTAATGTGTTCTGCATTCAAACATGAGGCAATGAATTTCTCCTGGGCAGTTTCTCAAAATTCCATTTATTCCTGTCAGTCTATGTGTAGGATCATGAAATTCACATTGGCACATAGTATCTTGTAAATTTTGTCTTCCCTTAGCAAATTTCTAGATATGCTCTGAGTAAAGGAGCTACTGTGTTGGCCGTTGATGTTGAGGAGGGTGCTGATCTGGCAAAAGACAATGGAAGTTATAGTTTGTATAAGATTTCAAGACGCACAAACCAAAGAAGAAGCAAAGATGTGCTTTCACACAATTGTCAGAACGGAAGTCTTTCAGATATTTCAGGTCAGTCCcttatgatttttatttttgtcctTTACAATTGCTGAATAACATATTCTTGATCAGGTTCAATTATTGATCAATATTGTAGAATTTACACAGAGAATTTGATTGTCTTATTTCCAATCTGTTAACGATGTTTTCAGTTTTCTCTAGCTTTCTTTTATTCTTTATGAGGGAGTTAACTGGGAACACATTTATCATTCCTggatttttccttaagaagtttgtttatttggtttattGGTTTGACATGGTCATATTGTATGACCATGCAATGTGGAATGAACATGGATAACTAGAAATATTGATAGCAAAACTTTTGGTTTGCTCTCATTTGGAAGATTAATTCCAGTGCGATGCTTAATATTTATGCTCACTCCCCCATTCATTTCTTCTGTAGGGAACAATTGGAATATATTTGCATTCCCGTCAGAATGCAATTTTTCAGGACAAAAGTTCAGTCTGAGCTTGGTTAAGCTCATCAAGGAAGGAAAAATCCCATTGCAGCAGCAGTAAGATGCATTGAATTTGTCTTGCAGGATCATTGCCTTGTTTTCCTTGGACTCTAGTGTCTTTAGCATGCTTATTAAATGCATTAATATAGGGGTAAATGGATGGTTCTGATAGATGCTGCAAAAGGATGTGCCACTGAACCACCGAATTTAACTGTGTATCCTGCTGATTTTGTCGTATGTTCCTTCTACAAGGTAATCCACATGCACCTGTTGTGTTTTGAAATGCTTGGTCCTACAGAAGTCACCAATTGATATCTTTGGCAAACCTGCAGATATTTGGCTATCCAACTGGCCTTGGTGCTCTAATTGTAAAAAATGGTATGCAACTAGCAATTATCACTTAACTTAGcatgatagtttttttttttctttttacacatATTATAATCTAAGCTACATTGGATAGGATAAGATAAATTAACTAACAACAGCAATCTGTAAATCGTTGCCATCATTATTCTTTGCAAGGGAATGATAACCTTTCTAATGACCTTTTCTATATTTTCCATTTTATGGCAGAGGCTGCTAATCTGTTGAACAAGACATATTTTAGTGGAGGTTTGTGGTCACAGCTCGTTATACTTGGTTTTGAGTAATCTATTTTCTATATCCTGGTTTTTAACTTACCTCCGGAATTGTTATTAAACTCCAGGAACCGTAGCTGCTTCAATTGCTGACATCGACTTtgttcaaaaaagaaagaatatcGAACAGGTTCTAGAGGATGGAACAATCTCGTTCTTGAACATAGCTTCTCTCCGACATGGGTTTAAGATCATTGAAATGCTCACTACCTCTGCAATTGAACGGTACGTAAGACAGTTTGGGTCCTAGCACCCTATCCATGATGTATAGTTAACACCCTGATGTTCTTTTGTAGGCATACTACATCCCTTGCTACTTATGTGAGAAACAAAATGCTGGACCTGAAGCACAGTAATGAGATAAATGTTTGCACAATATATGGACAACAGTATTCCAAGGTTCCATAACTAAGTTATATCTCATTATATTTCTATCTTCTTATTAAGAATTACTGCTGCTTTATTTACTTTTCTTCCATTGGTTTGGATTATTTGTCATCCATATAAGAACAAGCCATTATGAATAAGATATTCTGAAGTGCCCACTTGAATTCTGCTAGCTCTCTGCACTTATCTATTCTTTTCTATGTATTATGTTTTAGGTGGAAGGTCTGAAAATGGGCCCTACAATCACATTCAATTTGAAAAGAGAAGATGGCTCTTGGTTTGGATACCGTGAGGTGGAGAAGCTTGCTTCCTTGTTTGGAATACATTTGCGTGTAAGAGCACAAAAAATCATCCTTCCCCTTTCCTAAGTCTCTGTTTTAACATCTCTATTGGGGCATCTTCATGTGGTGAAATTTTACCCACGCATTACATGATAAATTAGAGCTATGAAAATCAAGGTTCTAAAATATGAGAATCCAATTACGTTTTTATGAATGACAATATTTCTTTATGAGTTCCATCCATAGTTAATGCAACAGCAGCACTTGTAGATTTATGAACAAGCAGCTACATGTGCTGTGCAAGTCCTGTGACAGGTGATGGATTATGCATTGTGGCGATTAGCTTGTACAGATCAATGTATATCTTATCTCAATCATATATCTTTCCACACAAGAAAACTGATCATAACTTCTGCCCAATCAACTCCAGAGTATTCAATTGCTCAGTCTAATTTTTTTGCCTCTATTGTTTTCCAGACTGGCTGCTTCTGTAACCCTGGCGCTTGTGCTAAGTATCTTGGACTGTCCCATTCAGATTTAGTTTCTAATTTTGAGGTACTACACAACACAACAATAAGCATACCATTATACCTTCAGATGTTTCACGTCTTAATAAAGCGAATGCACTGTATACATATCAGGCTGGGCATGTTTGCTGGGATGATAATGACATAATAAATGGAAAGCCAACTGGTGCTGTCAGGATATCATTTGGGTACATGTCCACATTTGAAGATGCAGAGGTGCGAAATTAGTCCATTTTATTTGTTAAGGGCATATCtaaatttccatgcaaacttaACTTTAAGTAGCTATCAGCTATCGCTAATCTCACCTTTCCCCCCGTAGAAATTCCTGAAGTTCCTGCAGTCCTCTTTTGTATCCCTACCAGTACAATTCAACAACGGGTACATGTTGAATCTGAACAGTCTTAACTTAATAGGTAATTGCCTTATAATATGAAGCCAgtgatgtatttctttttttatgcatgtACCAGtaacattaatatatttttgtaagttGCAGATAATTCGAGTCAAAAGGCTGTTTCAGATATTCACTTAAAATCCATAACTATTTATCCTGTGAAATCATGCCAAGGATTTAGTGTAAAGAGTTGGCCACTAACCACTGGTGGTATGCCTAAATTCTGCACCTTTGACTTGTTCTTTCATTTGTAACTTATTTTGGTTACCTTATATGCATAGTTCATAAGTTATTATGTGTTTTGTTTTAGGCCTAATGTATGATAGAGAATGGCTTCTCCAAGGGTCAGGAGGTGAAATTTTGACACAGAAAAAGG from Oryza glaberrima chromosome 6, OglaRS2, whole genome shotgun sequence includes these protein-coding regions:
- the LOC127776748 gene encoding molybdenum cofactor sulfurase isoform X1, producing the protein MEVSKEEFLRQFGGDYGYPGAPKGVDEMRAAEFKRLEGMAYLDHAGATLYSEAQMADVLKDLASNVYGNPHSQSDSSMAASDLVTAARHQVLKYFNASPREYKCIFTSGATAALKLVGECFPWSRESCYMYTMENHNSVLGIREYALSKGATVLAVDVEEGADLAKDNGSYSLYKISRRTNQRRSKDVLSHNCQNGSLSDISGNNWNIFAFPSECNFSGQKFSLSLVKLIKEGKIPLQQQGKWMVLIDAAKGCATEPPNLTVYPADFVVCSFYKIFGYPTGLGALIVKNEAANLLNKTYFSGGTVAASIADIDFVQKRKNIEQVLEDGTISFLNIASLRHGFKIIEMLTTSAIERHTTSLATYVRNKMLDLKHSNEINVCTIYGQQYSKVEGLKMGPTITFNLKREDGSWFGYREVEKLASLFGIHLRTGCFCNPGACAKYLGLSHSDLVSNFEAGHVCWDDNDIINGKPTGAVRISFGYMSTFEDAEKFLKFLQSSFVSLPVQFNNGYMLNLNSLNLIDNSSQKAVSDIHLKSITIYPVKSCQGFSVKSWPLTTGGLMYDREWLLQGSGGEILTQKKVPELGSIRTLIDLELGKLFIESPTRRDKLQLSLLESLADLSEEVDVFGQRYEVQSYDDRVNTWFSEAIGRPCTLVRCSSSKYRSCTYTGLRDRPCRDTQSKLNFVNEGQLLLISEESISDLNSRLNSGKGDCKQKLPVDAMRFRPNLVISGSSPYSEDNWKKLRIGEACFTSMGGCNRCQMINLHQDSGQVLKSKEPLATLASYRRKKGKILFGILLNYEDIMEGENETIAGRWLQVGQQVYPSTE
- the LOC127776748 gene encoding molybdenum cofactor sulfurase isoform X2 — translated: MYTMENHNSVLGIREYALSKGATVLAVDVEEGADLAKDNGSYSLYKISRRTNQRRSKDVLSHNCQNGSLSDISGNNWNIFAFPSECNFSGQKFSLSLVKLIKEGKIPLQQQGKWMVLIDAAKGCATEPPNLTVYPADFVVCSFYKIFGYPTGLGALIVKNEAANLLNKTYFSGGTVAASIADIDFVQKRKNIEQVLEDGTISFLNIASLRHGFKIIEMLTTSAIERHTTSLATYVRNKMLDLKHSNEINVCTIYGQQYSKVEGLKMGPTITFNLKREDGSWFGYREVEKLASLFGIHLRTGCFCNPGACAKYLGLSHSDLVSNFEAGHVCWDDNDIINGKPTGAVRISFGYMSTFEDAEKFLKFLQSSFVSLPVQFNNGYMLNLNSLNLIDNSSQKAVSDIHLKSITIYPVKSCQGFSVKSWPLTTGGLMYDREWLLQGSGGEILTQKKVPELGSIRTLIDLELGKLFIESPTRRDKLQLSLLESLADLSEEVDVFGQRYEVQSYDDRVNTWFSEAIGRPCTLVRCSSSKYRSCTYTGLRDRPCRDTQSKLNFVNEGQLLLISEESISDLNSRLNSGKGDCKQKLPVDAMRFRPNLVISGSSPYSEDNWKKLRIGEACFTSMGGCNRCQMINLHQDSGQVLKSKEPLATLASYRRKKGKILFGILLNYEDIMEGENETIAGRWLQVGQQVYPSTE